One region of Microscilla marina ATCC 23134 genomic DNA includes:
- a CDS encoding helix-turn-helix domain-containing protein, with amino-acid sequence MKDQRLQLGKLLQSLRQKFPYTLEEWALLFEVSPTTIQQLEQGIEVAVPWKFWGALVKWTLNILDNDAPTSDLPRHLLELLRDVQQQQQTVDIQSQHIAFDNQTREWHQQHLEFYKKVIEKQKQQIEKLTQQQAANHRINTGKVKGKGAKLGSIAL; translated from the coding sequence ATGAAAGATCAACGTTTACAACTAGGAAAGTTACTACAGTCTTTGCGTCAAAAGTTTCCTTATACATTAGAAGAATGGGCATTATTGTTCGAAGTGAGCCCCACTACTATACAACAACTAGAACAGGGTATTGAGGTAGCAGTGCCCTGGAAGTTTTGGGGAGCATTGGTAAAATGGACATTGAATATATTAGATAATGATGCTCCTACTAGCGACTTGCCCAGACACTTGCTGGAACTACTACGTGATGTACAACAACAGCAACAAACTGTAGATATACAAAGCCAACATATAGCATTTGATAACCAAACCCGTGAGTGGCATCAACAACATCTTGAGTTTTATAAGAAAGTAATAGAGAAGCAAAAACAACAGATAGAAAAGCTTACCCAACAACAGGCAGCTAACCACCGCATTAATACTGGTAAAGTAAAGGGTAAAGGAGCAAAATTGGGTAGTATTGCATTATAG
- a CDS encoding triple tyrosine motif-containing protein, with translation MIHQKNEELYSWYDTPFRRLPSYEIRKLLVHNNKLYIATSKGLLRYDPNKKKNYHIQYPTLIKVSNMNTTYLPPRVRLPYQQNQVTFEYSAPFYEAPDKTLFSYRLMGFDKEWSDWGKDTKKEYTNLPEGNYTFQVKAKNVYGTESTVASYTFTILPPWYRTWWAYILYGLAGFALFIGGSYTYNHYRSKQLYRRNQLLEQEVTERTEEILAQKEEITQQADMLKTANEGLKQANEKLHQVNQIIKKESDDKVGIYAQEVTDAMIRLEQVREVFESSGAETAKRMLNVELNTTGKLTVIRQKVSDAFPEFVVKLDKALANKQINKTIWQVAHCLKLGMKPKEIAEILPVQARSVSTFGSKLRKLGLLTKEG, from the coding sequence ATGATTCACCAAAAAAATGAAGAGTTGTACAGCTGGTATGATACCCCATTTAGGCGTTTGCCTAGCTATGAAATAAGAAAACTACTTGTACATAACAATAAATTATATATAGCCACTTCAAAAGGTCTACTCAGGTATGACCCCAACAAAAAGAAAAACTATCACATCCAGTACCCTACTTTAATAAAAGTAAGTAACATGAATACCACCTATCTTCCCCCTCGTGTTAGATTACCCTATCAACAAAACCAAGTCACCTTCGAATACTCTGCTCCTTTCTATGAAGCCCCTGACAAAACCTTGTTTTCTTATCGGTTGATGGGTTTTGACAAAGAATGGTCTGATTGGGGCAAAGACACTAAGAAAGAATATACGAACCTACCAGAAGGTAATTACACATTTCAGGTAAAAGCAAAGAATGTATATGGTACAGAGAGTACAGTAGCCTCCTACACCTTTACTATACTCCCCCCTTGGTACCGCACTTGGTGGGCATATATCTTGTATGGGCTGGCTGGGTTTGCTTTGTTTATTGGGGGTAGCTATACCTACAACCATTATCGGAGCAAACAGCTCTATAGACGTAACCAGTTGCTGGAACAAGAGGTGACAGAACGCACCGAAGAGATACTTGCCCAAAAAGAAGAAATTACTCAGCAAGCCGATATGTTGAAAACAGCCAACGAAGGGTTGAAACAAGCCAACGAAAAACTACATCAGGTAAACCAGATCATAAAAAAAGAAAGTGATGATAAGGTAGGAATTTATGCCCAGGAGGTAACTGATGCTATGATAAGGCTGGAACAAGTGCGCGAGGTGTTCGAGAGTAGTGGTGCTGAAACTGCCAAACGAATGCTCAATGTAGAGCTCAATACTACGGGCAAACTCACTGTGATTCGCCAGAAGGTGAGCGATGCTTTTCCTGAGTTTGTGGTAAAACTGGACAAAGCGTTGGCCAATAAGCAAATCAATAAAACGATTTGGCAGGTAGCTCATTGTCTAAAGCTAGGCATGAAGCCCAAAGAAATAGCAGAGATTTTACCAGTACAAGCTCGGTCGGTGTCTACCTTTGGCTCTAAGTTACGCAAGTTGGGGCTCTTGACAAAAGAGGGGTGA
- a CDS encoding serine hydrolase domain-containing protein, with product MQKRFIIITTILLSIICINNLKSQTLNEWKKKVVPEFEKRVKKIPVVGASLCLVQNGKITDFKTYGYINKKEQIVNTKETIFNWASITKTLTSVAVMQLRDQGKLKLDDPVIKHLPEFRWVSTDSIGIPIEQVKIRHLITHTSGISRGKLWQYDNYYDAQDYKPTGWSQVAAILPYCKIVRKPGAKLVYSNFAYVLLGRIVENVSGDVYVNYINKNIFLPLKMYSAHFGKSPAHLANYKSWSYTKYGKDSTFKVIQPEHNRGAYNPAGGFYSNILDLVKYANFLCGVGNAQDRQNFNLVLKSKSLKEMFSPQIKIIDSQGQRLDMTLSFYSFKYNNKDILYKDGNQFGFRSYLYFDTSTNTSAIIVFNTKSKKIDQHFMRLSQYDINARFFHFYKAKKGKK from the coding sequence ATGCAAAAGCGATTCATCATTATCACAACTATCTTACTATCCATTATTTGCATAAATAACCTAAAAAGTCAAACCCTAAATGAGTGGAAAAAGAAGGTTGTTCCTGAGTTTGAAAAAAGAGTAAAAAAGATACCCGTAGTTGGAGCATCCTTATGCCTGGTTCAAAATGGGAAAATAACCGACTTTAAAACGTATGGGTACATAAATAAAAAGGAACAAATTGTTAATACGAAAGAAACAATATTTAACTGGGCTTCAATAACTAAAACTTTAACGTCTGTAGCTGTAATGCAACTAAGGGATCAAGGAAAGTTAAAATTAGATGATCCTGTGATTAAACATTTACCAGAGTTCCGTTGGGTAAGCACAGATAGTATAGGAATCCCAATTGAACAAGTAAAAATAAGGCACCTTATTACTCATACGTCAGGTATCTCAAGGGGTAAACTTTGGCAATATGATAATTATTATGATGCTCAAGACTACAAGCCTACGGGTTGGAGCCAAGTAGCCGCTATCTTGCCTTACTGTAAAATAGTACGAAAACCAGGAGCCAAGTTGGTTTACTCTAACTTTGCTTATGTTTTATTAGGTAGAATTGTTGAAAATGTCTCAGGAGATGTATATGTAAATTATATCAACAAAAATATATTTCTTCCGCTTAAAATGTATTCAGCCCATTTTGGGAAAAGCCCAGCACATTTAGCAAATTATAAAAGTTGGTCTTATACCAAATATGGTAAAGACTCAACGTTTAAAGTAATTCAACCTGAACACAATAGAGGTGCTTACAACCCTGCTGGTGGTTTTTACTCAAACATTCTTGATCTTGTAAAATACGCTAACTTTTTGTGTGGAGTAGGTAATGCTCAGGATAGACAAAACTTTAATCTTGTATTAAAGTCTAAATCCTTAAAGGAGATGTTTTCTCCTCAAATAAAAATTATCGATTCACAAGGACAAAGGTTAGATATGACGCTTAGCTTTTACTCATTTAAGTATAACAACAAAGATATACTCTACAAGGATGGTAATCAGTTTGGTTTTAGGTCTTATCTTTATTTTGATACTTCAACCAATACATCTGCTATCATAGTGTTTAACACAAAAAGTAAAAAAATAGATCAACACTTTATGCGCCTATCTCAATATGATATCAATGCGCGTTTTTTTCATTTTTATAAAGCAAAAAAAGGCAAGAAATAA
- a CDS encoding lantibiotic dehydratase, which produces MTKKNSAIIDSFGWYIIRSPLFPISNTDLAYQAHTSDDYKKLFDNDFFKEAIYLASHHLYYQFDKWLNNSREWQNKSEKEESKLIKTLLKYWLRSSYRCTPFGTMAGISKPAIFSHKTEIILSDFTKYSRIDAEYLFLSTNELTEDKSAIKFHPNTHIYNFTQERLRYFERIVKATPQGKFKYQYHLAEIDDQFYIKYVFSKFPAGATKDELTNALLEEGLNKSDVIDFIHQLIDNQVLNGTSFFSTVGQEYQEKILPRFKQGNYILQKTKQAHKLSNFLQLEKTLVKLIQKKLPKARQVFDNFFHVDTINNYSSNTIHHDIEHKVNKVIKALTLFPERKNPYLSEFKKKFQERYQSEFIPINDALDPENGILYANYALREPFILRRLPNDEKKHIQTIELNNDWNQFLMEIYSRNLLNNKRVVNLSSKQLKTRFRETPYSHIADTISANVSIISENQIYLKSLTQGAANLIGRFSHVNKQILKGIQEITTFEQESNPNSICAEIVHNPANPKSYNILNRSGQIRKYKILLSANLSYFTPDEAISLDDLLVGIIDNQITLYSKTHQKQIIPKLTSAHNYLGSNYPIYQFLCDLSQGEYLAPNWVWGTLEKVDYLPRVAIDGVIVSPEKWKLKNIEDLELLNVPKKVLLVNGDNKLLINREHKLSNEILIDSISKLSSFDKVKAHRVLLEEYIESKPIVRDGLNRHYSNEIIIPYKVHKSRVLTTPSINSPQKHHLGSKWTYFKIYCGVLTANHLIKYELSDLISKLEKSGIISKWFFIRYHDENGHHIRIRFQTIKGVQEIFDLIQKILGEYLNSSKIKVVLDTYYTETKRYGGVKTLSLCEDIFWLDSQTILKALHLLEKDDERLSIRIAMKNIECLADAFFQKTEKKQVLISRLASNMKNEFNIPQKQLSKRYKEYLELDFKSDLYDHIFQERTYKLLPILYKINEYINAGICNQTMESLFASISHMTLNRFFIEKARIQEYITYDFLNLHYKSKNKY; this is translated from the coding sequence ATGACAAAAAAAAATAGCGCTATCATAGACAGTTTTGGTTGGTATATAATTAGATCGCCGTTATTTCCAATCTCAAATACGGATTTAGCATATCAGGCGCACACCTCTGATGATTATAAAAAACTATTTGACAATGACTTTTTTAAGGAGGCTATTTACTTGGCTTCACACCATTTATATTACCAATTTGATAAATGGTTAAATAACTCCAGAGAATGGCAAAATAAATCAGAGAAAGAAGAAAGTAAACTTATAAAAACTTTACTAAAATACTGGTTAAGGTCAAGTTATCGTTGTACCCCCTTTGGGACCATGGCAGGAATATCTAAACCAGCTATATTTAGCCATAAGACGGAAATAATATTGAGTGACTTTACGAAATATAGTAGAATAGATGCTGAATATTTATTTTTAAGTACCAATGAGTTAACAGAAGACAAAAGTGCTATAAAGTTTCACCCTAATACACACATTTATAACTTCACTCAAGAGCGACTACGCTACTTTGAACGTATAGTAAAAGCAACACCACAGGGTAAGTTTAAATACCAATATCATCTTGCGGAAATTGATGATCAATTCTACATAAAATATGTTTTTTCTAAGTTTCCTGCTGGTGCAACTAAAGATGAGTTAACTAATGCCTTGCTGGAGGAAGGGTTAAATAAGTCCGATGTTATAGATTTTATTCACCAGTTGATTGATAACCAAGTATTAAACGGAACCTCTTTTTTCTCGACTGTTGGACAAGAGTATCAAGAAAAGATACTTCCTCGTTTCAAACAAGGTAATTATATCCTACAAAAAACTAAGCAAGCTCATAAACTATCTAATTTTCTCCAGTTAGAGAAAACACTCGTAAAACTTATCCAAAAGAAGTTGCCTAAGGCAAGGCAAGTATTTGATAACTTCTTCCATGTAGACACTATTAACAATTACAGCAGTAATACCATCCACCATGATATAGAACACAAGGTAAATAAAGTGATTAAAGCTTTAACACTATTCCCTGAAAGAAAAAACCCATACTTAAGTGAGTTCAAGAAGAAATTTCAGGAAAGATACCAGTCTGAATTTATTCCCATAAATGATGCTTTAGACCCTGAGAATGGAATTTTATATGCGAACTATGCCTTAAGAGAGCCTTTTATATTAAGAAGATTGCCCAATGATGAAAAAAAACATATTCAAACAATTGAGTTGAATAACGACTGGAATCAGTTTTTGATGGAGATTTATTCAAGGAACTTGTTAAATAATAAAAGGGTAGTTAATCTTTCAAGCAAACAACTTAAGACACGATTCAGGGAAACACCCTATTCTCATATTGCAGATACTATAAGCGCCAATGTATCAATCATATCTGAAAATCAAATATACCTAAAAAGCCTAACACAAGGAGCGGCTAATTTAATAGGTAGATTTAGCCATGTCAATAAGCAAATACTAAAGGGTATACAAGAGATCACCACATTTGAGCAAGAGTCAAACCCAAACAGCATCTGTGCAGAAATTGTACATAACCCTGCAAATCCAAAATCTTACAATATTCTTAACCGTTCTGGTCAAATACGAAAATATAAAATACTTTTATCAGCAAACTTGTCTTACTTCACTCCTGATGAAGCAATTTCCTTAGATGATTTGTTAGTAGGCATCATTGATAACCAAATAACACTTTATTCTAAAACACATCAAAAACAAATTATTCCTAAACTAACAAGTGCTCACAATTATTTAGGCAGTAATTATCCTATATATCAATTTTTATGTGACCTATCCCAAGGAGAGTATCTGGCACCTAATTGGGTGTGGGGAACTTTGGAAAAAGTAGACTACCTACCTAGAGTAGCAATAGATGGTGTTATTGTATCACCAGAAAAATGGAAGCTCAAAAATATTGAAGATTTAGAACTATTGAATGTACCTAAAAAAGTACTCTTGGTTAATGGTGATAACAAACTCTTAATTAATCGAGAGCATAAGTTATCAAATGAAATACTAATAGATAGCATAAGTAAACTATCGAGCTTTGATAAGGTTAAAGCTCATAGAGTACTGTTAGAAGAATATATAGAAAGTAAACCTATAGTAAGGGATGGCTTAAACAGACATTACTCTAATGAAATTATAATACCTTATAAAGTACACAAGTCTCGTGTTTTAACTACTCCAAGTATTAATAGCCCTCAAAAACACCATCTAGGCAGCAAGTGGACTTATTTCAAAATATACTGTGGAGTATTAACTGCTAACCATTTAATAAAGTATGAGTTATCTGATTTAATTAGCAAACTTGAGAAAAGTGGAATCATAAGCAAATGGTTCTTTATAAGATACCATGATGAAAATGGGCATCATATAAGGATCAGGTTTCAAACTATCAAAGGGGTTCAAGAAATCTTCGATCTTATACAGAAGATACTAGGAGAATACCTTAACTCAAGCAAAATTAAAGTAGTTCTAGACACCTATTATACAGAAACAAAACGATATGGAGGAGTAAAAACATTAAGTCTATGTGAAGATATTTTTTGGCTAGATAGCCAGACTATTCTCAAAGCTTTACATTTACTAGAAAAAGATGACGAAAGACTCTCAATAAGAATTGCAATGAAAAACATAGAGTGCCTAGCAGATGCATTTTTTCAAAAAACTGAGAAAAAACAGGTGTTAATCAGTAGGCTGGCCAGTAACATGAAAAATGAGTTTAATATACCTCAAAAACAATTATCCAAAAGGTACAAAGAATACCTTGAATTAGATTTCAAGTCAGACTTGTATGATCACATTTTTCAAGAAAGGACTTACAAATTATTGCCAATACTATACAAAATAAACGAATATATTAATGCAGGGATTTGCAATCAAACAATGGAATCTTTATTTGCAAGCATTAGTCACATGACCCTAAATCGTTTTTTTATTGAAAAAGCAAGAATTCAAGAATATATCACATACGATTTCTTAAATTTACATTATAAATCTAAAAATAAATACTAA
- a CDS encoding serine hydrolase domain-containing protein: MRKYYSTILCMVYLISVTQAQTLKEWKRTVVPEFKKLAKEHSWVGASLCLTQNGQVVDFRTAGYMDRENKRLNTKRTIFNWGSITKTITAVCIMRLRDENKLKLEDPVTKHIPEFRWLRSDSIGVDIETVTIKHLLTHTSGIDLRKNWVFYNDFADKHHRPLRWKQIAAILPYCKLKRIPGSKFEYSNFGFILLGRVVENVMREPYTSYVYKNIFMPLGMNTAHFGISPPHIKALRSISYYQSGKDATIKRAERIKHHNYGIGNPVGGLYASIDDMTKYIMFLAGTSDAKLQQKYNLVLKNETIGEMIKGEVYLRKPRDFHSKIGLGIYSTEYKGQKVNYHDGVQFGFLSFMFLDRKDNVGVLMVTNTQTRKILRQFYRTAQSPINGQFFLRWTPSAKKKK, from the coding sequence ATGAGAAAATACTACAGCACTATACTTTGCATGGTTTACCTGATTTCTGTTACCCAAGCTCAAACCCTCAAAGAATGGAAACGCACAGTGGTGCCCGAATTTAAAAAACTGGCTAAAGAACATAGCTGGGTAGGCGCGTCTTTGTGTTTAACCCAAAATGGTCAGGTGGTAGACTTTAGAACCGCTGGGTATATGGACAGAGAAAATAAGAGGCTCAATACAAAACGTACCATTTTTAACTGGGGAAGCATTACCAAAACAATCACTGCGGTGTGTATTATGCGCCTGAGAGATGAGAACAAACTAAAACTTGAGGACCCAGTAACAAAACATATTCCCGAATTTAGATGGCTCAGGAGCGACAGCATAGGAGTAGATATTGAAACTGTTACAATAAAACACCTGTTGACTCATACATCAGGCATTGATTTAAGGAAAAACTGGGTCTTTTACAATGATTTCGCCGACAAACATCACCGCCCACTTCGTTGGAAACAAATAGCTGCCATATTGCCTTATTGCAAATTAAAACGTATACCAGGCAGTAAGTTTGAGTATTCAAACTTTGGCTTTATTTTGCTTGGCAGGGTAGTAGAAAACGTAATGAGAGAGCCTTATACTTCTTATGTATATAAAAATATATTCATGCCCTTGGGAATGAATACAGCCCATTTTGGCATCAGTCCTCCACATATCAAAGCTCTTAGGAGTATTTCTTATTATCAATCTGGCAAAGACGCTACAATCAAAAGGGCTGAAAGAATCAAACACCACAATTATGGAATTGGAAACCCAGTGGGAGGATTATATGCGTCTATAGATGATATGACAAAGTATATTATGTTTCTTGCTGGAACAAGTGATGCTAAATTACAGCAAAAGTATAATTTAGTATTAAAGAATGAAACCATTGGTGAAATGATAAAAGGCGAGGTTTACCTCAGAAAGCCCAGAGACTTTCATTCCAAGATAGGGCTAGGTATATATAGCACAGAGTACAAAGGACAGAAGGTTAATTACCATGATGGAGTTCAGTTTGGGTTTTTATCCTTCATGTTTTTAGATAGAAAAGATAATGTAGGCGTTTTAATGGTTACAAATACTCAGACGAGAAAAATACTAAGACAATTTTACCGAACCGCACAGTCGCCCATTAACGGACAGTTTTTCCTTAGGTGGACTCCTTCAGCTAAGAAAAAAAAGTAG
- a CDS encoding ATP-binding protein, with protein MLYSNAHLADEDHFKTLEQDLEWIASLIVARDAWFFNNDQVPYYFEDLLSDPLITLPDLVPQSSSPYATLLENMHQHTAAFFGLDSSQGAALLQVLKTAERVVLLLALLPHSRPEVLNTFKVKDAQGHYFAEFGGAWQSNACFVPTIQTALYLLAGKSLVRRQLITRIFSPQHFLYSQGILKPSVANKLDSSLELSIEYIQRLINHQPYTPQYSADFPATLLTTHKTWDELILNDIVEEVMQQARKWVKYYHQLQQSNSASRQGYRLLMSGPSGTGKTLTAALLGKEAGKPVYRIDISNIVDKYVGETSKRLAKVFDQAAAQDWILFFDEGDALFGKRSNDSGSSNERYANQEVGYLLYKLEEHQGMIFLATNHKGAIDQAFERRFDTLIEFQKPDEFTRRKLWAHYFADSPQLQLAEEVYSANWRELAQGAEVTAAWVEKFYQYCLMQVTAKGSPEISANDMRNYLTWYSHERGYFRHNCQQLFIKKFH; from the coding sequence ATGTTATATTCTAATGCACATTTAGCAGACGAAGATCACTTTAAAACACTAGAGCAAGACCTTGAGTGGATAGCTTCGTTAATAGTTGCCCGTGATGCGTGGTTTTTTAACAACGATCAGGTACCCTATTATTTTGAAGACCTGCTGTCTGACCCATTGATTACTCTTCCTGATTTAGTACCCCAAAGTTCAAGTCCTTATGCAACATTACTTGAGAACATGCACCAGCATACTGCTGCTTTTTTTGGGCTTGACTCAAGCCAAGGTGCTGCATTGCTTCAGGTATTAAAAACTGCCGAAAGAGTGGTGTTATTACTGGCTCTATTGCCTCATAGCCGCCCAGAGGTGCTCAATACATTCAAGGTAAAAGATGCCCAAGGGCATTACTTTGCCGAATTTGGTGGTGCCTGGCAGAGCAATGCTTGCTTTGTACCCACAATACAAACCGCCCTCTATTTACTGGCAGGCAAATCACTTGTGCGTCGTCAATTGATCACTCGTATATTTAGCCCTCAACATTTTTTGTATAGCCAAGGCATACTTAAACCTTCGGTTGCTAATAAGTTAGACTCATCTCTTGAGCTAAGCATAGAGTATATACAGCGTTTAATCAATCACCAACCTTACACGCCTCAATACTCAGCCGATTTCCCTGCTACCTTGTTAACCACCCATAAAACGTGGGACGAACTGATATTAAATGACATAGTAGAGGAGGTAATGCAACAAGCCCGTAAGTGGGTAAAGTATTATCATCAATTACAGCAAAGCAATAGTGCTTCCAGGCAAGGTTACCGATTGCTCATGTCGGGACCATCGGGTACGGGCAAAACACTGACCGCTGCCTTGTTGGGTAAAGAAGCAGGCAAGCCTGTTTACCGCATCGATATTTCTAATATTGTAGACAAGTACGTGGGCGAAACAAGTAAACGTTTAGCAAAGGTTTTTGACCAAGCCGCTGCCCAAGATTGGATTTTGTTTTTTGACGAAGGTGATGCCTTGTTTGGCAAACGAAGCAATGACTCAGGCAGTAGCAACGAGCGTTATGCCAACCAGGAGGTAGGTTATTTGCTTTATAAACTCGAAGAACATCAAGGGATGATTTTTCTGGCCACCAACCATAAAGGAGCCATTGATCAGGCATTCGAGCGGCGATTCGACACATTGATTGAGTTTCAAAAACCAGATGAGTTTACCCGACGCAAACTGTGGGCTCATTACTTTGCCGATAGCCCCCAGTTACAATTGGCAGAAGAAGTCTATAGTGCCAATTGGCGCGAACTTGCCCAGGGAGCAGAAGTGACCGCAGCCTGGGTAGAAAAGTTTTACCAGTATTGTCTGATGCAAGTAACCGCTAAAGGTTCACCTGAGATTTCGGCGAATGATATGCGCAACTACCTGACCTGGTATAGCCACGAAAGAGGGTACTTCAGACACAATTGCCAACAATTATTTATTAAAAAATTTCATTAA
- a CDS encoding Pvc16 family protein, whose product MIASVLKIIRDDLAEFLNSQFVQDQLKVLVDKLMLLNGKSTIDGTNNQLVITLLDIQQERDVQHSRTSDLAQPYYLNLLLLFSAYEKEEDRQPEGYLRTWEYLNAVIHFFQRYPVFTPQTHNELPEGIEYLKFDLTTEDLRENSFIWTMTGAKHAPSVLYKVRSLPIGDYLTQRVSRIVNGVSVL is encoded by the coding sequence ATGATTGCATCTGTATTAAAAATAATAAGAGATGATCTTGCTGAATTCTTAAACAGCCAGTTTGTCCAGGATCAGCTAAAAGTATTGGTAGACAAGTTAATGTTGTTAAATGGCAAGTCTACCATAGATGGAACCAACAACCAATTAGTAATTACACTATTGGATATCCAACAAGAACGAGATGTACAGCATAGCCGTACCAGTGACCTTGCTCAGCCTTACTATTTAAATTTATTGTTGCTGTTTTCGGCTTATGAAAAAGAAGAAGATCGGCAACCAGAAGGATACTTGAGAACCTGGGAGTACCTTAATGCAGTCATTCATTTTTTTCAGCGATATCCAGTATTTACTCCACAAACTCATAATGAACTACCCGAAGGTATAGAATACTTGAAGTTTGACTTGACTACTGAAGACCTGCGCGAAAACAGTTTTATTTGGACAATGACGGGAGCCAAACATGCTCCCTCGGTACTTTATAAAGTGCGTAGCTTGCCTATAGGCGATTATCTTACTCAACGGGTTTCACGAATAGTAAATGGAGTATCAGTGCTATAA